Proteins from one Sabethes cyaneus chromosome 2, idSabCyanKW18_F2, whole genome shotgun sequence genomic window:
- the LOC128738891 gene encoding CLIP domain-containing serine protease B4-like — protein MHAWASYLLLVLVHVVYSEEVTNKLPAPGKCGTMVTDRIYGGNRTNIDAYPWTVNLIFRESRRDADLFHCGGSLISENYVLTAAHCLDGLTDDYRLDRIRLGEWDLLSEQDCDSESICSDPPLDVGIESMVSHEGFDKLTLVNDVALIKLNHSVNFTEFVSPVCLPLSETAKALDTDDTRFIAVGWGNTEHKNGTYEYGSRYKLFVPLKGVSNVICDGAYDEDIISSQLCAGAEKGKDTCQGDSGGGLVAAVDGVYYAYGIVSWGYGCGRQGVPGVYTRVTSFMDWILKHLT, from the exons ATGCATGCTTGGGCAAGTTATTTGCTGCTAGTGCTAGTTCACGTAGTTTACTCAGAAGAAG TAACCAACAAACTACCGGCACCGGGAAAATGTGGTACCATGGTCACTGATAGGATATACGGCGGAAACCGAACGAATATCGATGCTTATCCATGGACAGTGAATTTGATTTTTCGAGAGTCAAGGCGGGATGCCGATCTGTTTCACTGCGGAGGAAGCTTGATCTCAGAGAATTACGTCCTTACGGCTGCACATTGTCTCGATGGACTCACTGATGATTACAGACT AGATCGCATCCGTTTGGGAGAGTGGGATCTACTAAGTGAACAGGACTGCGACTCAGAGTCCATCTGCTCCGATCCACCGTTGGATGTTGGAATTGAAAGTATGGTCAGTCACGAAGGGTTCGACAAATTGACGCTAGTTAACGATGTTGCGTTGATAAAGTTAAACCATAGTGTAAACTTTACGGAATTCGTATCGCCAGTTTGCTTGCCACTTTCGGAAACTGCAAAAGCCCTGGACACCGACGATACGAGATTCATTGCTGTTGGCTGGGGAAACACGGAACATAAAAATGGAACATACG AATATGGAAGTCGCTACAAATTGTTTGTTCCGTTGAAAGGTGTTTCCAATGTCATTTGTGATGGAGCCTATGATGAAGATATTATttcatcgcaattatgtgcgggaGCGGAAAAGGGCAAGGATACTTGTCAAGGTGACTCCGGCGGTGGCTTAGTAGCTGCTGTTGATGGTGTTTACTACGCGTACGGCATTGTAAGCTGGGGGTACGGTTGCGGACGGCAAGGTGTACCCGGAGTGTACACTCGAGTAACGAGCTTTATGGACTGGATTTTAAAGCatttaacataa
- the LOC128738575 gene encoding uncharacterized protein LOC128738575, protein MACFELLPNEILENIFQYMDFKNRRKLSPVCTRWNNVLLSDQYLRKNVIVHIEGCRLLDAKMTFSRTYPALSLKLESQFFNEMMKNLRLINGFNPRPTFLRLDNRSSDQQLGWVLDNLFFSLEDVSELHLSGTCKTDRGVCLVFLNNLKILKLEAAHVEYFRVGAPNLTELSLLVRSEEHMDILHQFAEQLIKLTVVFDSKDGYYFYNLKFPRLIELTVDRSLKGMIKSEQDISIAFFRRLKQLTRLHLLVKFIDSYVMQEIYESVPNLVELKLEVCEGTIELSNVSKLIHLEKMTIAAEKVNLLNTKPPNLKQLTLGSETTGAGTFVYAFENLMLLDNLRSLALHNVKFYPEVLKLTPTYNVVTMSVTHYKRLLENHLQIIVKRFPALQRLKIVDCPGFTLREVDKIRRMNPRMFISFDEVRFRL, encoded by the exons ATGGCTTGTTTCGAATTGCTTCCTAATGAG ATTCTGGAGAACATTTTCCAGTATATGGATTTCAAAAACCGCAGGAAACTTTCTCCTGTTTGCACTCGCTGGAATAATGTTCTTTTGTCCGATCAATATTTGCGAAAAAATGTTATCGTTCACATCGAGGGTTGTCGACTGCTGGACGCAAAGATGACATTCTCCAGGACCTATCCAGCTTTGTCGTTGAAACTTGAAAGccaattttttaatgaaatgatGAAAAATCTAAGGCTCATCAATGGTTTTAATCCAAGACCAACGTTTTTGCGTTTGGATAATCGTAGCTCTGACCAGCAGTTGGGATGGGTTTTGGATAATCTTTTCTTTAGCTTGGAAGATGTCAGCGAGTTGCATCTTTCGGGAACGTGCAAGACGGACAGAGGAGTGTGTTTAGTGTTTCTAAATAACCTGAAGATATTGAAGCTCGAAGCTGCTCATGTCGAATATTTTAGAGTTGGTGCACCCAATCTAACCGAGCTTTCGCTCTTGGTACGCTCCGAAGAACACATggatatattgcatcaattcgcCGAGCAATTGATTAAGTTGACGGTAGTTTTTGACTCTAAGGATGGATATTATTTCTACAATTTAAAGTTTCCTCGATTGATAGAGCTCACCGTTGACAGGAGCTTGAAAGGAATGATCAAAAGCGAACAGGATATCAGTATAGCGTTTTTCCGAAGGCTCAAACAGCTAACGAGACTACATCTTTTGGTTAAATTTATCGATAGTTATGTTATGCAGGAAATCTACGAGAGCGTACCAAATTTAGTTGAACTGAAATTGGAAGTATGCGAAGGCACGATAGAGCTATCAAACGTTAGCAAATTGATTCATCTGGAAAAGATGACCATTGCTGCGGAAAAAGTTAACTTACTGAATACGAAACCTCCGAACCTGAAGCAACTAACGTTGGGATCGGAAACCACGGGTGCTGGCACCTTTGTATATGCATTCGAAAATCTGATGCTGCTCGATAATTTGCGTTCATTAGCACTGCACAATGTTAAATTTTATCCTGAAGTGCTCAAGTTGACTCCAACCTACAATGTGGTAACCATGTCCGTTACTCATTACAAGAGG TTACTGGAGAACCATCtgcaaataatagtaaaaagATTTCCCGCATTGCAACGTCTGAAAATAGTCGACTGTCCAGGATTCACGTTGCGTGAGGTAGATAAAATAAGACGAATGAATCCCAGAATGTTTATTTCGTTCGATGAAGTACGGTTCAGGTTGTGA